From Brassica rapa cultivar Chiifu-401-42 chromosome A06, CAAS_Brap_v3.01, whole genome shotgun sequence:
GGTGGATGGAGAATCTGGTGTGTATGTGTGTTTTTTCTCTTCTGGATGATGATTGGATGGATCTTAGTTTCTTCTTTTATAGCAAAGGCTTAGCCTACTCTTTGTTATTTAATTTGAATTAACAATATTGTAATATTGTTGGCGTGCCGGTCCATTTGGCTGGCTAATTAGTATCCAAGAGCCACTTGTGGCGGCTGAAACAGTCAAATCTTGTTTCAAGTCAGTTGGTTTTTAAGTCAATGTTCAAAGGAGACTTTAATTAATCACTATAGTCGACCAAGAGTACATCTtcatatcttatattttatatttctgaaagagtaatatatctattttcttttacttttttgttcttcAATTTGATcgacataatattataatacttagaccatctccaaactagttttctatttcttcctctaaaatagaaaaactctATAATATAGATGGATTTGtctctaatgtatttttttatttttttttctctaaaaggAATATTCTTCATATAttcttttctaattttataaatagtattttttatttgtgaaagttgaaaACCAATCCAATTTAGTTTaacatttcaaaaaataatgatatttttacactgaatattattatagaaactattatgtaaataaaaagtatgattatatttatataaacagtacatttcactaaaaaatatttattttggttataattgttaaaataaaaagttaaaagattgttttgtgaataaaaaaTAAGCCTCTATTGTAcaggaatgctatttcttcctctaaatatagaggtgaaaataacaatctctattttagaggaggAAATGAAATAGGATTGAAGTAATTTTGcttctaaatgctattatagaggcaAATATAGAGTTAGGTTGGAGATGCTCGTCACACTTAGCTGCTACGTGATTAGAATTTAGAAAGATTGCGACATAGGAGAGGCAAAGAGTGATGCATAATTTGGACCTAAGTGAGTGTAAATCGACCTTAATGGCCTCCATCATGATTCATGAATTGTCCTTCCAGGAAGGTCACAAGTTTTTGGATTGTTACTTCATTAATCTTGGACTTTTAAATAGCCGTATAATGGACCAGTTTAAGTAAATTACAAAGGTGTTACGTCTCTGACCGAAATTATCATTGTTTTTGCATGGTTATATACGGGCGTAGGCGAGGCAAAAAGGCAATGAGTGGTTATGGATAGGAACGTTGCTTATTTCTTGTGCAAAAAGATAATTACTCAAATAAATGacataacaacaaaataaactttatttttcattttcttccaAAACCATGCACGAACATTGTATTTAATGGTTTTGGTTCTTTTTCATATAAACACATCGCTAATTAATTcattatgtatacaaattacATGCTATGAACATAGAAATCAATATAATATGAGATACGATGACCTTCATCCCCTTTTTCAACTGCATCTTCGAATTTCTTTATTGAATTTTAAAGGTAGTTATGATTCTCTTATCGTTGTTTCTTTTGAAAGATTTATTTCTATTCCATCTCTACTTCGATAAGAGGCTATGGATCTCTGTAATATTTTCTTATGTAGTAAATGCCTCCATGATAATTAAAACACAACTTTCTTCAAAATATAAGACTCTTGTAGCAAAGTGCTGAAACAAAgatgtttttttatttcattgctTTGGAGTCAATGGCAAAGTCACACTCAAACAAGGAACTGAAACAAAGATGAAATCGACAAACTGTTGAAGATTTAGTATTATATACAACACATTTTATTTGCAAAACTCAATAATCCAGCAGTGGTAAGCTTGACAAACGAACTTGCAATGAGTAAAGCCTGCTTCCATGGCTAAAGCTTCAAACTCAGCTCGTGATCTCTCTTTTCCCCCGGAACATTGTGTGAACATCAACATGTCCATATCAAAGGCAATGTTCGCATTGATATCTCCATTCTCAGCGTCATCAGGAGTGACTAGTTCTATGACAACAACTTTACCGTTCTCCGGTAGTGATTTCCAGCAATTCTTAAGAATCTTAATGCAATCTTCGTCGGTCCAATCATGAAGTATACGCTGAAAAACAATTTAAATCAACAAAGTAAATACAGAATACTAATTAAATacacacaattaaaaaaaagaagttataaGATAGTTGATGAACTTACTTTCAAGATCATGGCATCTCCTTTTGGAACATCCACGAACATATCTCCAGGGACATGTTCCACCCCAGGGTAAGAAGGTGCTTGTGCCAAGGCACAAGTCAGATCAAAGTTGATACCCTTAATATTTGGATACTTAGAAGtaacaacaccaagggtgttaCCAACCCCACCTCCAACATCAACCAACACATTCACATCTTTGAAGCCTTGGTAAACTTCAAGAGCCTTCTTCACAACCGCAATTGTAAATCCGGTTTGGTTAAAGAGCTTGCTAAATCTCTCATCTGTTCCCATATAGTCGAAGAGTTTCATGCCACCATGTGCACGGCCAAATGCATCTCCTCCTTCTAGCACCACATCTTTTAATTGTGCCCTGCAATTAATGTACCAATAAAGTAAGATTTCATAGCGTTTAAAATTTAGACATTAAAAACCGAGCATATTTGTTACTAAAgatgaattttgaaaattaccAAGTGTTGAGGAAGACACTGTCGAAATTCACAATGACTTGAGAAGCAAGGGATCCAATATCTTGAATGTTATCTTTCAAGAAGAACCTGCAAATTGGCTCGGCTCTGTAGACCCTCTCTTCCTTCCCGGATGAGACCTTACCGCATTTGACCATGGAGTAGCTAGCAAGTAGACGAAGCATCCGGTCCAACAAAACAGGGGCCTCAGGGTTACGTGGTGTAGTTGGTAGCCTACTCGCTATCTCAGATGGTGAGAGGAACGAGTTGGTGCGAGCTGCTTCGGCGTAAAGAGTGTCAAAGACACCGAGCTCAAGAGCAGCTTTGAGAACCATTGGAAAGGCTGCGGCATTGGCTAGTCTCACGGCCATCAAACCCAactcattatcatcatcaataACAGTTTGGGATTTGGAGTTGGCGCTTAAGGTTTCTTCAATAAGGATTCCCATTCTTTTTTGTCCTTGAATGTAACTTGGTGATCACACTGATCAGAGGCGAGGAAATCAAAGAAGTctgtgtgtatgtgtgttttcttgtaATGTTGAAGATCGTAATGATTTTGATGGATCTTGGTTTATCCTTCTTTTATAGCTCAGGCTTAGCCtccttattatttattttattttaaaataattgatttaattATATTGTCGGCTGCAGGTCCACTTGGCTGGCTGAATTGTCTGAGTCTCTATGTGGAAAAGTAAGAGCCAATAGTGCCGGCTGAAACAAGTTAGATATTGCTTCAAGTTTGTTTTATTGTATTTAGTAAAAGTCAAGCCAGTCTAGTTTCAACACTAAGACCAACCAAGTGATCTATTATATAAGAAAACCCTTATttgatcaaaagaaaaaaaaacccttATCAGGTTCAACTATTTCAAGAATGAAGAATCTCTCATCTACATAatactaatattatttaatattttatgattACATTTTAAGCTATAAAGATGTTGAAtcagtcaaaaatatttaatttattatcaaaattaaaaatataaaaaatgttgaATCTGTCAAAAGATAAGAAGATatagttttcaaaaattttatataaaaagaattcGTTAGTTTATTTCAGAAAGACTGTTTGAGGTCAGCAATAAAGAtaatataattatcttatatatatgttgGTAGATCAATATCACTTGCAGAAACACTTAACgaatttttgtattttgttcTTCAGTTTGACCAGCATAGTATTGTTAATATAGTATTCgtttgttagaaaaaaaatcaagtataAACTGTGACCtgttaagctagatggacttctaacctaaaaccaattggtgctaagtggagtgatccatctatcttatatattgcttaGGATCCATTCCAACATTCGATGTGGGACACTTTGTGTCTAATACGCCCCCTCAAGATGATGGTTCTTTGAGTGTCGATCTCGGAATGCTCAGGTAAGGATCGATGGGCGAACTTTGGGCCAGATCGATGTGGATCGGGTTGAACTACGTGgatcgggctctgataccatgttaagttAGATGAGCTTCTAACCTAAAacccatctagcttaacatgaCCAAGCAAGGAGACATGCACAACTCCAACTTGATTGAGATGACTGTGACCAAGAAAGGAGGTTATCGTTTGGAGCGAAGTGAGCGTAACAAAGGAAGGAGGCTATGATTTGGACGAAGAGAGTGCAACATCACGAGTGTCCTCCATCTTGAATCAATATTGTCTGTCATTCCAAGAAGGTCACAAAATTGTATTGTCAAACTTCACTAACTACCATATTGCCACATTGAAGCAAATACGTTGCCTTTGTTTTCGCGCGGTTAGTGTCTACACTCTATAGGGTGTTAAATGATGCGTTAAGTTGTTATAGATAGGAAGGTTGCCTATTCTTgtgcaaaaataaaaaattcaaaatttatgaaaaccATGAAAACAAATAAGGTATGTAATGGTTTCGTTTCATGTTTTTAATGCGAACGAAAttaaagcaaaaacaaaacatttctCAAGAAATTAGAGAAGTAGCCCTTTTGTGGACTAGATCTCAACGTCACTACTTTAGTGATTACTTCTCAGCTGTCTAGACTTGGTCATGAAAGCATTTTCGACGCATTCAAACTTTGTTGATATTGTAGTTTATTTTGTTTATCAAAGAGGATGCAAAATTTTATCTTCTCCTTGTAGTCACCAAAGTTGAGTTGTAATGAAAAGGTTGTattgaaaaaagaaagaaaaaaaaaacttttgtggATCTTCTGAAATCTgaactctttaaaaaaaatcatgtgtCTAATTAGATAAGGCTTATTCCTTACGAGCGGTGGCGGatgtaaaattttcaaaatttgtttaatatCCCTAAATTTTAGTTACTTTTTTTTAGTAAATATCATTTTCTAGCTATGCTTTTTAAGTTTATGTAAGATTTGCCTCCACAAAAAAATAACCCTACATCCGCCACTACTTAAGAGTACAGtgagaaaataaacaaaaaaattatcttcTTATTTGATATTGCTTGAACACACAGTCAAAGCATGATCATCACATAATGAAACGAAGGTGAATTAACAATTTCAGCGTTTTAGTTTATatcttatacattttatttacaAAACTCAATAATTCAGCAATGATAAGTCTGACAAACAACTTTGCAATGGGTGAAGCCAGAAGCTGCAGCCAAAGCTTCAAACTCGGCTCGTGATCTTTCTTTTCCACCGGAACATTGGGTGAGCATCAACATATCCATATCAAAGGCAATATTTGCATTAATGTCCCCATTCTCAGCTTCCTCTGGAGTGACTCGTTCTATGACAACAACTTTACCGTTGTCCGGTAGTGACTTCCAACAGTTCTTAAGAATTTTCACACATTCTTCGTCCGTCCAACCATGAAGTATACACTGTAAAACAAATATGATCCCATATGTAAGtacaaaatacaaatatacTCATGCATTTTTATGAAATATGAATGATAAGATAGTTGATGAACTTACTTTCAAGATCATGGCATCTCCTTTTGGAACATCCACGAACATATCTCCCGCGACATGTTCCACCCCAGGGTAAGAAGGTGCTTGTGCTAAGGCACAAGTCAGATCAAAGTTGATACCCTTAATATTTGGATACTTAGAAGTAACAACACCGAGTGTGTTTCCAACTCCTCCTCCAACATCAACCAACACATTCACATCTCTAAGCCTTGGTAAACTTCAAGAGCCCTCTTCACAACAGCAATTTAGTGTATTCCTGATGCATCTCCGTTTCTCCTTTTATAGCTAAAGCTTAGAtagtttcatataaatatattattgttgGCATGCCGGTCTATCTTGGGCGCTGAATAGTCTATATATGAAGTACTCCAGAACTATAAGAGCATCTTTATCTCTAAAATCCTATTTGGggttcttatttttttcataaaaaaaaattttaaaaactaaccAATCGCGGGCTGATATATGTCAGTGAGGTCCGCGAACAGTACAAGAACTCCAGCAAACTCGCCTCTtgcagaagaagaggaagaggtggGTTTTAACAAAATTATGGGACCCACCTCTTAAGAACTCACTTAAAAGGTGGGGAGGATAAAGATGCTCTAAGGAAccacttagagcatctccaagagCAACTTTATATTTGAGGTTTGCTGAACTTTATATTTGAGGTTTGGGGGTGACCTTCTCCAATGGTAAACCTTAAAAAAAacctcaatttttttatatttttacattataGTCCTTACTTTAGACAAGAAtcaaataaaagcataaaacttttataacaGCTAAAATCATACATCAAAAATACTATAAACAATAGCTATTAATAAACTATTACATTCTAATAgcatatattacatataaataaaagacttaaaaatacattattcattattattattccCATAATGCTCCCATATAAGATCAATTAGTGCATTTTGAAGCGATAAATgagcttttttatttttttttatttgtagattacgagccaAAAATTATTGAAACCGAGTATTTTCGTTAGTTGCTGTTTCAACTTGTAGCACTGGCACCGCTCTTGCATCTCTAATCGGTGCGTTGATGTCCCGCTCGTCTTCAATTATCATGTTATGCATTATAATGCATGTTGTCATTATATCATGAGTTATTATGTCGAGTGTATCTAGAAATATCACAAGATTGGTAGTAATAATCAATCTCTAGGAAAGCTGTGGGAAAAATCAAAAAGAGTTACAATGAAAAAAAGATGAGTGTTGGGAAATTAGAAGCAACCGATCATTACAAGGTAGAATGAATACTATTCTTTATGCTGTTAGAAATTTGAAGAGCTGCATAAGTCAAGTGGAGAATTTGAATCCAAGTGGTGCATCCGAATTTGACAttgtatgtatatttatttttagcttcatttatatatgatatttatttatttttaatgattttatcTTGCATGCAGATGGAAAAATGCAAGAAATTATTGGTACAAGATCCAAAACTGAAGGATATCCCAAAGTTTACCGACAACGTCAATTTTTGGTATTCCAAACACTCTTCAGAGCAACGTCGTCGGTTCTCCAACATCACAATATCCGGGATTGTTTTCATTTTCAATCAACTTAAGTAGTGATGATGGTGGGTCAAATTCATCACAACGACCAATTAGATCAAAGAAAGCAAAACTCAAAAGGAAAATCTCGGAAGGTAAAAATTCTTCAGTTGACACTTTGGTTTCATCAAATGAACAAGTCCTTGATTTCTTAAAAGAAAGTGCATCAGCTAGGGATAAGAATTATGAAATTGTTCATTTACGTATGTaacaccaaacaaaaaaactagccCTTAAGGAAATGCATGAAGAGAATAAAATGTTGTTAACAAACCTAGAATCTATCAGTGATCATACTATTCGTGAGTTTATCCGATCTGAGCAAGAAAGAATTATAAAGAAAAGAActcaagaacaacaacaaccttCGAATGCACCAACCTTCTATGGCCAATATTTTAGTGATATTGGAGGTTCGGGATCAAGTTTACCGGATTATTAGTAtaattgtaatatttattttgcttatgtaattttattttatgcatGTTTACCTTGTTGTATTTTGTATTAACTTGTTGATGTAATATTGTCTTGTGTAATAGTtgtttaatattactaaaagattatgcttgtttattatttaaaaatttatatatttatttaaatttatatgtaaaagttaaatttataaaaacatatataaatatataaaagatataaaacTGTATGAACTAAAATGATAAACAAGAAAGTTATCAAGACTTTTTAAAAGGCATATAAGTACATGGACTATATGAAACCCAAATCTAAGGTTTTGTACAGTGAAACCTCAAATATAAGATTTCACTGTACAAAACCTTATAATTTGAGGTTTTGAAGTTGCTCTTAGAGCATCTCGAAAAGCCCCCTTAAAACTTTAAGTGTAAGGTTTTGTACACTCCAAAAACAAccttaaaactttaaattttaaggTTTTGTATAGTGAAACctcaaatataaagtttcacAGTACAAAACCTTATATTTAAGGTTCCTTATTTTTTCAGTCCTTGTATTTGTGTACTTTTTAAATAAAGCTAATAACTTTCTTGTCTGATCAGTTTAGTcctttttaatatcaaaatatttaattaacactaataaatattatacaaagaTAATAAACAGcaaacaaatacaaaatacaagaaactgaaaatagaatattacacaaaataaaatattacataaattaaaatattacataagtAAACATCACAACAACATTAATATTCAGGTAAATTTGATCCTCGACTTCCAATATCACCAAAATATTTTCCATAAATCTCTGGTGCAACTGGAGGTTGTTGTTGCTCTTGAGTTCTTTTCTTGatgattctttcttgttcagatcgaATGAACTCACGAGTAGTAGAATTAGCAATAGAATCTAGACTTGTTAACAatatcttattttcttcttgcaTTTCTTTAAGTGCTAATTTTTTTGCTTGGTTTTGCACACGTAATTGAGCCATTTCAAAACCTTTATCCCTACTTGATGTACTTTCTTTTAAGAAATAAAGTATTTTTTCATTTGATGAAACCAAATTGTCAACAGATGAACTATTACCTTCAGCAAGCTTCCTcttgagttttgtttttttttgatccAATCGGACATTGTGATGAATTCGATCTTCCATCATCACTACTTAAATTGATTGAAAATGAAGACACTCCTGGAGATTGTGATGTAGGAGAGCCGCCGATATTGATCTCAGTATTAGGAGTGTCTTGAATACCAATATTGACATTATTGGTAAATTTTGGAATATCTTTCATCAAAAGCCAAACATGATCAAacttgaaacttttttttggttttggatcTTGTATTAACAATTTCTTAGCTTTTTCCATCTGCATGAAATATGAAATCTTAAGAAATACATATACACAATCATATATgtataatagaaaataaatatacttaCAATGTCAAATTCAGATGCCCCACTTGGATGCAAATTCTCTACTTGGATAATGCAGCTCTTCAAATTTCGAATGGCATAAAGAACATCCTACCTTGTAAAGATCTGCTGCTTCTTATTTCCCAACACTTTTTTTTCATTAtaactattttctatttttcccATAATTTTCCTTGAGATTGGTTATTGCTGCCAATAGGATCTTGAGATATTTCTAGATAGACACGACATAACAACTCATCTTCATGTTGGTTGAATGATGAGCCTCTACTTCTTTCCATATTTTTATGAAAGGTTATTGGATGTGATTTTTCATTGTGTAGAACATATTATTTATACAAGAAAATAGATGAATAAAATTCAAATGAATGGACATGGTTTAATTTTACAGATTTCCTTATCTACATGTGAATGATGGATAGGATAAGATTTTGATCCAAGGGATGTTGAGCTATAAAATACATTGAATGGTGTTggttaaaattttaagattttcTTATCTTCTCTTATCTAATATATTAGATAAGTCTGACAtcttgaatataattttaaatagtaaaGATTCTTATCTTGTTACGTTGGATAAGTGAAATAGGCATATAGAATCCAATGAATGGTGTAGCTTAAATATTTAAGATTTTCTTATCTTTTAGAATAGTAAGAtttatatctataaaaatacacatatacATGTTAGACAAACATCAAAACATTAAcacttaaaaatgaattttgataTTGGGGGTTCATCTTCTTTTAtaatttcatcttcttcc
This genomic window contains:
- the LOC103872905 gene encoding indole glucosinolate O-methyltransferase 4, giving the protein MGILIEETLSANSKSQTVIDDDNELGLMAVRLANAAAFPMVLKAALELGVFDTLYAEAARTNSFLSPSEIASRLPTTPRNPEAPVLLDRMLRLLASYSMVKCGKVSSGKEERVYRAEPICRFFLKDNIQDIGSLASQVIVNFDSVFLNTWAQLKDVVLEGGDAFGRAHGGMKLFDYMGTDERFSKLFNQTGFTIAVVKKALEVYQGFKDVNVLVDVGGGVGNTLGVVTSKYPNIKGINFDLTCALAQAPSYPGVEHVPGDMFVDVPKGDAMILKRILHDWTDEDCIKILKNCWKSLPENGKVVVIELVTPDDAENGDINANIAFDMDMLMFTQCSGGKERSRAEFEALAMEAGFTHCKFVCQAYHCWIIEFCK
- the LOC103872962 gene encoding indole glucosinolate O-methyltransferase 1 is translated as SLPRLRDVNVLVDVGGGVGNTLGVVTSKYPNIKGINFDLTCALAQAPSYPGVEHVAGDMFVDVPKGDAMILKCILHGWTDEECVKILKNCWKSLPDNGKVVVIERVTPEEAENGDINANIAFDMDMLMLTQCSGGKERSRAEFEALAAASGFTHCKVVCQTYHC
- the LOC103872906 gene encoding uncharacterized protein LOC103872906 yields the protein MERSRGSSFNQHEDELLCRVYLEISQDPIGSNNQSQGKLWEK